A single window of Zea mays cultivar B73 chromosome 10, Zm-B73-REFERENCE-NAM-5.0, whole genome shotgun sequence DNA harbors:
- the LOC103641675 gene encoding endoglucanase 11-like precursor, producing the protein MSSTSAAGPMTRPAPPSSQALVLLAAVAVSLLLSRSSHVAAGGHPDYADALAKAILFFQGQRSGQLPPDQAVTWRSNSGLSDGSAANVDLTGGYYDGGDNAKFGFPMAFTTTMLSWSVLEHGGRMKARVRDARDAVRWGADYLLKAATQTPGRLYVGVGDPGADHRCWERPEDMDTPRAVYWVSASAPGSDVAAETAAALAAASMVFRAADRAYSRRLLAAARGVMELAVQHQGKYSDFVGGDVGAYYQSYSGYKDELLWGSAWLLWATNSSSYLAYLYSLGDNDGVDMFSWDNKLAGARVLLSRRALVNGDTRLEPFRQQAEDFFCRILRDSPSSTTQYTPGGLMHKSGYANLQYVTSASFLLTTYAKYMAATKHTFSCQSLPVTATSLRALAKQQVDYILGANPQGMSYMVNFGARWPQRIHHRASSLPSVASHPAHIGCQEGFQSYFYSSGANPNVHTGAVVGGPDEHDEFPDDRADYARSEPTTYTNAPLVGCLAYLAGTYRT; encoded by the exons ATGAGCTCTACATCGGCAGCGGGACCGATGACGAGGCCAGCACCACCATCATCGCAGGCTCTAGTGCTTCTCGCCGCCGTCGCCGTCTCGCTCCTTCTTTCCCGCTCCAGCCATGTCGCTGCCGGCGGACACCCTGATTACGCGGACGCGCTCGCCAAGGCGATACTCTTCTTCCAGGGACAGAGGTCAGGCCAGCTGCCGCCGGACCAGGCTGTCACGTGGAGGTCCAACTCCGGCCTCTCCGACGGCTCCGCCGCAAAC GTCGACCTCACCGGCGGGTACTACGACGGCGGCGACAACGCCAAGTTCGGCTTCCCGATGGCCTTCACGACGACGATGCTGTCGTGGAGCGTGCTGGAGCACGGCGGGCGGATGAAGGCGCGCGTGCGCGACGCGCGCGACGCCGTACGGTGGGGCGCGGACTACCTGCTCAAGGCCGCCACGCAGACCCCGGGCAGGCTGTACGTGGGCGTGGGCGACCCCGGCGCAGACCACCGCTGCTGGGAGCGGCCCGAGGACATGGACACGCCGAGGGCCGTGTACTGGGTGTCCGCGTCGGCGCCCGGCTCCGACGTCGCCGCCGAGACGGCGGCCGCGCTCGCCGCCGCCAGCATGGTGTTCAGGGCCGCCGACCGGGCCTACTCCCGGAGGCTGCTCGCCGCGGCGCGGGGCGTGATGGAGCTCGCCGTGCAGCACCAGGGGAAGTACAGCGACTTCGTTGGCGGCGACGTCGGCGCGTACTACCAGTCGTACTCCGGCTACAAG GACGAGCTCCTGTGGGGGTCGGCGTGGCTGCTCTGGGCCACCAACAGCTCCTCGTACCTCGCCTACCTCTACTCCTTGGGGGACAACGACGGCGTCGACATGTTCAGCTGGGACAACAAGCTCGCCGGAGCGCGCGTGCTGCTGTCACGG AGAGCTCTGGTGAACGGCGACACGAGGCTGGAGCCGTTCAGGCAGCAGGCCGAGGACTTCTTCTGCAGGATCCTGCGCGACTCCCCTTCCTCCACGACGCAGTACACGCCGGGCGGCCTGATGCACAAGTCGGGGTACGCCAACCTGCAGTACGTCACCTCGGCCAGCTTCCTGCTCACCACCTACGCCAAGTACATGGCCGCCACCAAGCACACCTTCTCCTGCCAGAGCCTCCCCGTCACCGCCACCTCCCTCAGGGCTCTCGCCAAGCAGCAG GTGGACTACATCTTGGGCGCCAACCCCCAGGGCATGTCCTACATGGTGAACTTCGGCGCGCGGTGGCCGCAGAGGATCCACCACCGGGCGTCGTCGCTGCCGTCGGTGGCCAGCCACCCGGCGCACATCGGGTGCCAGGAGGGCTTCCAGAGCTACTTCTATTCCAGCGGCGCCAACCCGAACGTGCACACGGGCGCCGTCGTCGGCGGGCCCGACGAGCACGACGAGTTCCCGGACGATCGCGCCGACTACGCGCGGTCGGAGCCGACGACGTACACCAACGCGCCCCTCGTCGGCTGCCTCGCCTACCTCGCGGGCACGTACAGGACCTAG